One window of the Cryptococcus neoformans var. grubii H99 chromosome 12, complete sequence genome contains the following:
- a CDS encoding acidic laccase, with amino-acid sequence MYSTTALLTSALSVAATAARAATHEHWWNITYSNANPDGLHERRVIGVNGTWPPPVLTATQGDVIIVHATNSLDDDAVGTSLHSHGMFFNHSNWYDGAVGVNQCPIPNGQTLDYTIDTTVQVGTYWIHGHLDGQNTDGLRSPVVIFPQNGTGRTDNVTWDVEYIVTAADWYHEEYPVLEQRDFLTWKNPTGAEPVPNSAVIYAAYQNGTYMSTNEEISAGEGVSDGLSLYFEAGKSYRIRMINMGTLAMFWAALEGHEMYIIEMDGVEVAPYPVDAVSISVAQRYSIWVRALNQTDRNYAFMFVQDTDMYDVVPDDLVLNNTIQIVYNSSAPPATPYILDDFPTFDDTKLDPIVQEDILGDPDVEIDLHAYFDTYDDGTNRASFNNITYQMPTSTPSMLTALTMGNDSFDAAVYGAMTNAFTYRHMSIVQLTVYNWDAGFHPFHLHGHVFQVVSKSFDVTSNDTDINPPLNESQTNPARRDTIVVPPTGKVVLRFRADNPGTWMFHCHIDWHLSSGLAAVMIEAPEAFQALASSVPEQITDQCRWWHKGTEGNVVGKFSTTDFAGQPWGPWPLKMGWTPKAIGALAGCIIAALLGIATIVWYASGELDEEELEEEIKREVERKKAKVPVWKKVLKTDVKV; translated from the exons ATGTACTCGACTACAGCTCTGCTAACTTCTGCGCTTTCAGTCGCAGCTACAGCTGCTCGTGCTGCTACTCACGAGCACTGGTGGAACATCACCTATAGCAACGCCAACCCAGACGGG CTTCACGAACGTCGTGTGATTGGTGTCAATGGAACATGGCC CCCACCTGTCTTGACAGCCACCCAAGGCGATGTGATCATCGTTCACGCAACCAACAGCCTAGACGACGACGCCGTCGGTACAtcccttcattctcacGGCATGTTCTTCAACCACTCCAACTGGTACGACGGTGCTGTCGGTGTCAACCAATGTCCCATTCCCAATGGCCAGACACTCGACTACACAATCGATACAACTGTTCAAGTCGGCACTTATTGGATTCACGGTCATCTTGATGGACAGAATACCGATGGTCTACGATCACCTGTTGTGATTTTCCCACAGAATGGGACTGGTCGAACGGATAATGTTACGTGGGATGTCGAGTATATCGTTACCGCTGCTGACTG GTATCACGAAGAGTATCCCGTTCTCGAACAACGTGACTTCCTCACCTGGAAGAACCCCACCGGTGCCGAACCTGTCCCAA ACTCAGCTGTTATCTATGCCGCTTATCAGAACGGAACCTATATGAGCACGAACGAGGAAATCTCCGCTGGTGAGGGTGTTAGCGACGGTCTGTCCCTTTACTTCGAGGCTGGAAAGTCCTACCGAATCCGCATGATCAACATGGGTACCCTCGCCA TGTTCTGGGCGGCTTTGGAAGGTCATGAAATGTACATTATTGAAATGGACGGTGTCGAAGTCGCACCGTACCCTGTTGATGCCGTCTCCATATCGGTCGCGCAAAGATACTCCATTTGGGTTCGAGCCCTGAACCAAACGGATAGAAACTATGCGTTCATGTTCGTTCAGGATACCGATAT GTACGACGTCGTCCCCGACGATCTTGTTCtcaacaacaccatccaaATCGTTTACAACTCTTCCGCTCCACCTGCTACCCCTTACATCCTAGATGATTTCCCCACTTTCGACGATACCAAGTTGGACCCTATTGTGCAGGAAGATATCCTCGGTGACCCGGATGTTGAGATTGACCTTCACGCCTACTTTGAC ACGTACGATGATGGAACCAACCGAGCCTCGTTCAATAATATTACCTACCAAATGCCCACGTCCACCCCATCCATGCTTACCGCCCTCACTATGGGCAACGACTCATTCGACGCCGCCGTTTACGGAGCAATGACTAATGCCTTCACATACCGACATATGTCAATTGTTCAGCTTACAGTATACAACTGGGATGCAGGTTTCCaccctttccatctccatgg CCACGTATTCCAAGTTGTCAGCAAATCATTCGACGTCACTTCCAACGACACCGATATCAATCCTCCTCTTAACGAATCCCAGACTAACCCCGCTCGACGTGACACAATCGTCGTTCCTCCAACTGGCAAGGTCGTACTCCGTTTCAGAGCTGATAACCCCGGTACTTGGATGTTCCACTGTCAT ATCGACTGGCATCTCTCCTCCGGTCTCGCAGCTGTCATGATCGAAGCCCCCGAAGCATTCCAAGCCCTCGCTTCCTCCGTTCCTGAGCAGATCACTGATCAATGCAGATGGTGGCACAAGGGTACTGAGGGTAACGTCGTCGGCAAATTCTCTACTACCGATTTCGCCGGCCAGCCATGGGGACCTTGGCCGCTCAAGATGGGTTGGACACCAAAGGCGATTGGCGCGCTTGCTGGATGTATCATCGCCGCGCTCTTGGGTATAGCGACAATTGTCTGGTATGCGTCTGGAGagttggatgaggaagagttggaggaggagataaagagggaagtggaaaggaaaaaggcaaaggtgccggtttggaagaaggtcTTGAAGACTGATGTCAAAGTGTAA
- a CDS encoding high-affinity iron permease CaFTR1: MAKDVFSVPIFFIIFRETVEAAIIVSVLLSFVEQLMLHGSLAQDENDLSNENASNNGSAGDAEAPTNSITDKERRAKLVKRMRIQIWAGTGVGFFIAICIGAAFIAVFYTTLNDLWADTEQIWEGVFSVIAAGIIYLMATAFLKMDRSRIKWRWKLAAAFDRSQAKLLAREKMSEHDRKLAEKEGKSGKWALFLLPFITVLREGLEAVVFVGGVSLGIPATSIPLAVVVGIIAGFAVGYLIYRTGSTTTLHWFLIGSTSFLCLIGAGLLSKGVGFFQYYRFAKGVGGDVAETGDGPGSFQVAGNVWHLEYGNPETGSATTNGGWQIFNAIFGWNNTATLGTILSYVFYWILVIATLIYLKWKEGRFAFLGYKSAALQRRLALREEKRAKEVARLQEGEQCQMGERACDEAQRSADGGSSTEGKSPVLTPLDEKNVAALGRH; this comes from the exons ATGGCGAAAGACGTTTTCTCAGtacccatcttcttcatcatcttcc GTGAGACGGTTGAAGCTGCTATCATTGTCTCcgtccttctttctttcgtCGAACAGCTTATGCTCCATGGTTCACTCGCCCAGGACGAGAACGACCTCAGTAATGAAAACGCCTCCAACAATGGATCAGCTGGGGACGCAGAAGCCCCAACGAACTCTATTACCGACAAGGAGCGACGAGCAAAGTTAGTtaagaggatgaggattcAAATCTGGGCGGGTACAGGTGTCGGTTTCTTCATTGCTATTTGTATTGGTGCTGCTTTTATCGCTGTC TTTTACACCACACTCAACGATCTATGGGCCGACACTGAACAGATTTGGGAAGGTGTCTTCTCCGTCATCGCTGCTGGTATCATCTAC CTAATGGCCACTGCCTTCCTCAAAATGGATAGAAGCCGTATTAAGTGGCGATGGAAGCTTGCCGCCGCTTTCGACCGAAGCCAAGCCAAATTGCTCGCCCGTGAAAAGATGTCTGAACACGACAGGAAGCTtgcagagaaggaaggcaagagcGGAAAATGGGCGttattccttcttccgttCATCACTGTGTTGCGTGAAGGTCTTGAGGCTGTTGTCTTTGTCGGTGGT gTGTCCCTTGGTATTCCAGCTACTTCTATCCCGCTCGCCGTCGTTGTTGGCATTATTGCCGGTTTCGCCGTTG GCTACTTGATCTATCGCACCGGCTCTACCACCACCCTTCATTGGTTCCTCATCGGttccacctctttcctctgccTTATCGGGGCCGGTCTTCTGTCCAAAGGTGtcggcttcttccaatACTACCGTTTCGCCAAAGGTGTGGGTGGGGATGTAGCAGAGACTGGAGATGGGCCTGGTTCGTTCCAGGTCGCAGGGAATGTTTGGCATTTGGAGTATGGAAACCCAGAG ACTGGTTCTGCTACGACTAACGGTGGTTGGCAAATCTTTAATGCCATTTTCGGCTGGA ACAATACGGCCACCCTGGGCACTATCCTCTCTTACGTGTTCTACTGGATCCTCGTCATTGCCACCCTGATCTATCTcaaatggaaggaaggccGTTTCGCCTTCCTTGGATATAAATCCGCCGCTCTTCAACGTCGTCTTGCTCTtcgggaagagaagagggcCAAGGAAGTGGCTCGTCTGCAGGAGGGTGAGCAGTGCCAAATGGGTGAGAGGGCCTGTGATGAAGCTCAACGGAGTGCGGATGGAGGGAGCAGTACTGAAGGCAAGAGTCCGGTACTGACCCCCTTGGACGAGAAGAACGTTGCGGCGTTGGGGAGGCATTGA